The sequence below is a genomic window from Arthrobacter sp. U41.
CAGTCCCTCAACGTGGCCCGGATGGAACTCCTCGGAGCCACCGTCATCCCGGTCACCAACGGTTCCCAGACCCTCAAGGACGCCATCAACGAGGCGCTCCGCGACTGGGTCGCCAACGTGGACAGCACGCACTACCTGCTCGGCACCGCCGCCGGGGCGCACCCGTTCCCGGCCATGGTCCGCTACTTCCACGAGGTCATCGGCGAGGAAGCCCGCGCCCAGATCCTGGAGCAGACCGGCCGCCTGCCCGACGCCGTCTGTGCCTGCATCGGCGGCGGCTCCAACGCCATCGGCATCTTCCACGGCTTCCTGGATGATCCCTCAGTCAAGATCTACGGCTTCGAGGCCGGCGGCGAGGGTGTGGAAACCGGACGCCACGCCGCGACCATCACGCTCGGCAAGCCCGGTGTGCTGCACGGCGCCCGCTCCTACCTGATGCAGGACGACGACGGCCAGACCATCGAGTCGCACTCCATTTCGGCCGGCCTGGACTACCCCGGCGTCGGCCCGGAGCACTCCTACCTCGCGGACATCGGACGCGTCAGCTACGAGCCCATCACGGACAGCGAGGCCATGGACGCGTTCCGGCTGCTCTGCCGCACCGAGGGCATCATCCCGGCCATCGAGTCCGCGCACGCGCTGGCCGGAGCCATGAAGATCGGCCAGCGACTGGCCGCCGAAGGCGACGCATCAGAGAAGATCGTCATCGTGAACCTCTCCGGCCGCGGCGACAAGGACGTGGCCACCGCCGCTGAATGGTTCGACCTGCTGGACAAGGATTCACCCGAGCATGAGATTGCCAAAGAGGGGGAGCAGCTGTGAGCCACGTCCAGGACCCGGGTACCGCCCGGACCGCCAGCAAATCGGCTGCGGCCATTGACCGGGCCAAGGCCCAGGGCCGCGCCGCCCTCATCGGATACCTGCCCGCCGGCTACCCCAGCGTCGCGGACACCATCGCGGCAGGCATCGCCCTCGCGGAAAACGGCGCGGACCTGATCGAAATCGGCATCCCGTACTCCGACCCGGTCATGGACGGCCCTGTTATCCAGGCCGCCACCACCGAGGCCCTGGCCAAGGGCTTCCACGTCCAGCAGGTCTTCGACGTCGTCCGCGGCATCACCAGCAAGACCGACGCCGCCGTGCTGGTCATGACCTACTGGAACCCCGTGGTCCGGATGGGCGTGGACGAATTTTCCCGCCAGCTGGCCGAAGCCGGGGGAGCCGGGCTCATCACCCCGGACCTGATCCCCGACGAAGCCTCCGAATGGATGGCAGCCTCGGACAAGTACGGCCTGGACCGGGTGTTCCTGGTCGCGCCCTCATCCTCGCCGGAGCGCATGAAGCGCACCGTCGAGGCTAGCCGCGGCTTTGTCTACGCGGTCTCGATCATGGGCGTCACCGGCGCCCGCACCTCGGTCAGTTCCGCGGCCCGGGACGTGGTTGCCGCCGCCCACGCTGCCGGCGCCGAACGCGTCTGCGTCGGGCTGGGCGTGTCCAATGCGGACCAGGTCCACGAGATCGCCGCCTACGCGGACGGTGTAATCGTTGGCACCGCGCTCGTCGTGGCCATCGGCGACGGCGGCGTGGATGCGGTAGCGTCCTTGACCAAAGACCTCAGCACCGGCCTTACCAGGGAAGAAGCCTAAGCACATGCAGTCAGTCCTCCACGCGGCGGCGATGATTCCCGCGAGCATTCCGAGCCCGGACTGGTCCGGCTTCGACATCCCGCTGCCGTGGGGGTCACTGCGCATCCATGCCTACGCGCTGTGCATCCTGCTGGGCATCATCGTCGGCCTGTGGCTTACCTCGGTGCGCTGGTCCAAGCGCGGCGCACCGGAGGGCAGCGTCTGGGACATTGCCATCTGGGCCATCCCCTTCGGCATCATCGGCGGCCGGCTGTACCACGTGGTGTCCTCACCGGACGCGTACTTCGGCCCCGGCTTCGACGGCACCGGTGACCTCTCCCTGATCCCGCAGCTCCAGCGCGGCGGGCTGGGGATCTGGGGCGCCGTGCTGCTGGGTGCCGTGGGTGCCTGGATCGGCTGCCGCAAGGCGGGGGTCAAGCTGAGCGCCTTCCTCGACGCTGCCGCGCCCGGGCTGCTGCTGGCCCAGGCGATCGGCCGCTGGGGCAACTACTTCAACCAGGAGCTCTTTGGCGGCCCCACCACCCTTCCGTGGGGCCTGCAGATCGACGCCGACAACCCGAACTTCCCGCCCGGCATGGCCGCGGAGACACTCTTCCACCCGACGTTCCTTTATGAATCCCTCTGGAGCCTGGCCGGCGTCGGGATCTTGCTGCTGCTGGACCGCAAGTTCCACTTCCGCCGCGCCCGCCTGTTCTGCCTCTACGCGGTCTACTACACCCTGGGCCGGGTCTGGATCGAAGCGATGCGGATCGACGACGCCGAGCAGATCAGCCTCTTCGGGATCACCACCAGGCTGAACGTCTGGACCAGCATCTTCGTCCTCATCGCCGCGCTGGTCGCCTTCATCCTGCTGGGCCTGCGGAAGCCCGCGGAGCCCGACACGGCCTACCTGCCGGGCCGCGAGCCGTCGGACAGCGACTCCCCGGAAGCCGCCGGCCCGGAGGCCGCCGCCGCGGAAGCCGACGCTGATTCGGCACTCAAGGAGCCGGCCACGGTTCCGGCCGCGGGCGCCGGAACTGTCCGCCATTCGGATTCTGCTGTCTCAGATAGTGATCCGCGTGGTAATCTCCCTGATAACCAAAGCGGTCCAGGCCACGTTTCCGCCCCAGCTGAAGCGTCCAAGGAATCCACTGGCGGCACCCAGCCCGCCAAGGGAACGCCGGCGGCCGGAGCACCCGGCCACCAGGCCACCGGAACCGCGCCGGAAGCTGAGGGCACCAAATAGCTCAGCCAGGGTAACCGGGCCGCGGAGTCACCCCTCGCAGAGCCCGTCTCCACAGCGTCGTGGCAGCAAGGAATCCAGCGGACAGCAGAGTGTTGCCGTTCGCGCAATTCCGGGCCGGCGTTTGCGTAACTGTTAGTGCAGGACGCGGCGCTGACCTACAATTCCAATAAGAAAACACTTTGTTGTGCCCATCACACCGGCGCACCGATGCGGGCCAATGTTGTCCCTCCCATACGCACGATCAGGAGGAAGGACGTCTCCCATGACCCAAACCCTGCACAGCCCCAGTTGGTCCGAGCCTCAGCAGCCCGCCATCTCACCTTTTAAGCGCTTCGCGGCGCTTCCCGAAGCGGCCGGGCTCTACAACCCGGAGCAGGAGAAGGACGCCTGCGGCCTCGCCATCATCGCCACGCTGCGGGGGGAGCCAGGCTATGACATCGTTGACGCCGCCCTGACAGCCCTGCGCAACCTCGAGCACCGCGGTGCCGTGGGCGCCGACGAAGGCACCGGCGACGGCGCCGGACTGCTCATGCAGGTCCCGGACGAATTCTTCCGCGCCGTGACGGACTTCGAACTTCCCGCCCCCGGCCAGTTCGTCGTCGGAACGGCGTTCCTCCCGGCGGAGCAGCGCGAATCCGACGCCGCCAAGGCCGGCATTGAAAGCCTCGCCGCCGACGAGGGCCTGACGGTCCTCGGCTGGCGCGAAGTTCCGATCGTCGCCGACCTCGTCGGTGCGATGGCCCGGGCCTGCATGCCCTACTTCTCCCAGCCGTTCTTTGCCTCCAGCACCGGGGAAGTGCTGGAGCGCAACGAACTGGACTCCCGGGCCTGGCGCATCCGGAAGCGGGCGCAGAACAAGTTCGGCGTGTACTTCCCGTCGCTGTCCTGCCGGACCATCGTCTACAAGGGCATGCTGACCACGGCCCAGCTCGAGCCGTTCTACCCGGACCTCTCGGACAAGCGCTTCAAGACCAAGCTCGCGATCGTCCACTCACGCTTCTCCACCAACACCTTCCCGTCCTGGCCGCTGGCCCAGCCGTTCCGGACCATCGCCCACAACGGCGAAATCAACACGGTCAAGGGAAACCGCAACTGGATGCGTGCCCGCCAGTCGCAGCTGGCCAACCCGCTGCTGGGGGGTTCCCCCGAGGAGCTGTACCCGATCTGCACCCCGGGCGCCTCCGACTCGGCCTCCTTCGACGAGGTCGCGGAACTGCTCTGGCTCTCCGGCCGCCCGATCACCCACTCGATCATGATGATGATCCCCGAGGCCTGGGAAAACCACGCCACGATGGATCCGGCCCGCCGCGCCTTCTACGAGTACCACTCCATGCTGATGGAGCCCTGGGACGGCCCCGCCGCGGTTTCCTTCACCGACGGCAACCTCGTCGGCGCAACCCTGGACCGCAACGGGCTGCGCCCCGGCCGGTTCTGGATCACCGAGGACGGCCTGATCATCTTCGCCTCCGAGGTCGGCGTGATCGACGTCGAACCGTCCAAGGTGGTCAAGAAGGGCCGCGTCTCACCCGGCAAAATGTTCCTCGTGGACACCGAAGCCGGCCGGATCATCAGCGACGCCGAGGTCAAGGCCGAGGTGGCGGCAGCCAACCCCTGGGCCGACTGGGTCAAGGAAAACCTGATCGACCTGAAGGACCTGCCCGAGCGCGAGCACGTGGTGCACACCGCGGCCTCGGTCAATATCCGCCAGCGCACCTTCGGCTACACCACCGAGGAACTGAAGATCCTGCTCGGCCCGATGTCCCGCACCGGCGCCGAGCCGCTCGGAGCCATGGGATCGGA
It includes:
- the trpB gene encoding tryptophan synthase subunit beta, yielding MVDAPAAGSDESTVDAFLQGGESLRHAPGPYFGSYGGRWMPESLIAALDELEDTFEKAKADPEFTAQIAELNKNYSGRPSLLTEAKRFAEHAGGVRIFLKREDLNHTGSHKINNVLGQALLAKRMGKTRVIAETGAGQHGVASATAAALMGLECVVYMGAEDCRRQSLNVARMELLGATVIPVTNGSQTLKDAINEALRDWVANVDSTHYLLGTAAGAHPFPAMVRYFHEVIGEEARAQILEQTGRLPDAVCACIGGGSNAIGIFHGFLDDPSVKIYGFEAGGEGVETGRHAATITLGKPGVLHGARSYLMQDDDGQTIESHSISAGLDYPGVGPEHSYLADIGRVSYEPITDSEAMDAFRLLCRTEGIIPAIESAHALAGAMKIGQRLAAEGDASEKIVIVNLSGRGDKDVATAAEWFDLLDKDSPEHEIAKEGEQL
- the trpA gene encoding tryptophan synthase subunit alpha, whose translation is MSHVQDPGTARTASKSAAAIDRAKAQGRAALIGYLPAGYPSVADTIAAGIALAENGADLIEIGIPYSDPVMDGPVIQAATTEALAKGFHVQQVFDVVRGITSKTDAAVLVMTYWNPVVRMGVDEFSRQLAEAGGAGLITPDLIPDEASEWMAASDKYGLDRVFLVAPSSSPERMKRTVEASRGFVYAVSIMGVTGARTSVSSAARDVVAAAHAAGAERVCVGLGVSNADQVHEIAAYADGVIVGTALVVAIGDGGVDAVASLTKDLSTGLTREEA
- the lgt gene encoding prolipoprotein diacylglyceryl transferase; this translates as MQSVLHAAAMIPASIPSPDWSGFDIPLPWGSLRIHAYALCILLGIIVGLWLTSVRWSKRGAPEGSVWDIAIWAIPFGIIGGRLYHVVSSPDAYFGPGFDGTGDLSLIPQLQRGGLGIWGAVLLGAVGAWIGCRKAGVKLSAFLDAAAPGLLLAQAIGRWGNYFNQELFGGPTTLPWGLQIDADNPNFPPGMAAETLFHPTFLYESLWSLAGVGILLLLDRKFHFRRARLFCLYAVYYTLGRVWIEAMRIDDAEQISLFGITTRLNVWTSIFVLIAALVAFILLGLRKPAEPDTAYLPGREPSDSDSPEAAGPEAAAAEADADSALKEPATVPAAGAGTVRHSDSAVSDSDPRGNLPDNQSGPGHVSAPAEASKESTGGTQPAKGTPAAGAPGHQATGTAPEAEGTK